One Scyliorhinus canicula chromosome 9, sScyCan1.1, whole genome shotgun sequence DNA segment encodes these proteins:
- the tssc4 gene encoding protein TSSC4 encodes MADGETNMVSTDVLLLKDPDLETRLSSDTVSLGDTDSETNLQSFNSLSPLSESDPDSWSPDDSLTDGVEPQCDYMSNHSLSTVGNSPPSQLFQLRGTSSGFSFRSQNIFSGLENVVKFDAPQSRDDILIDGEFKLPPNPAPHRKVAGESPPGKQDSSSKRQVTGEPPRGKQSSTLYKKPQSVPDYLLHPERWTKYSLEDVPETSSKKNTAVALEFMDSLKKQRKEKPTMDLDESFTSSFTQESDSVSGKILFSKPLKPASSRTGGADWTEQEGYGVVRKLAKRESLNPEDPGQVDLAHLDYGEIKEVEDVRVWGLEKDTEEPAKDGKRGTTGAKVHELAVFHSGRKRNRMNIRVKPGKDSEDD; translated from the coding sequence ATGGCTGACGGAGAAACTAACATGGTTTCCACGGATGTCTTGCTTCTAAAAGATCCTGATCTTGAAACCAGGTTATCCAGTGATACAGTATCACTCGGTGATACTGACTCTGAGACCAATCTGCAGTCATTtaattctttgtcacctcttagTGAATCTGATCCAGACTCCTGGTCCCCAGATGATTCACTTACTGATGGGGTGGAACCACAGTGTGACTACATGTCAAATCATTCTTTATCTACTGTTGGAAACAGCCCTCCATCACAACTCTTTCAGCTACGAGGAACTAGTTCTGGCTTCTCTTTTCGTAGTCAGAATATATTCAGTGGTTTGGAGAATGTAGTAAAATTTGATGCACCTCAGTCCAGGGACGACATCTTAATTGACGGAGAATTTAAGCTTCCACCAAATCCAGCACCACACAGAAAAGTGGCAGGGGAGTCTCCTCCAGGAAAGCAGGACAGTTCTTCAAAGAGACAGGTTACTGGGGAGCCTCCCAGAGGAAAGCAGAGCAGTACCTTGTACAAAAAACCACAGTCTGTCCcagactaccttctccatccgGAACGCTGGACCAAGTATAGCCTGGAAGATGTTCCTGAAACTAGCAGTAAGAAGAATACGGCAGTGGCATTAGAGTTCATGGACAGCTTGAAGAAACAGAGAAAAGAAAAACCTACAATGGACCTGGATGAAAGCTTCACTTCCTCTTTTACTCAGGAATCTGACAGTGTTTCTGGAAAAATTCTGTTTTCCAAGCCATTGAAACCAGCAAGCAGCAGGACAGGTGGTGCAGACTGGACAGAACAGGAAGGTTATGGTGTAGTCAGGAAACTGGCAAAGAGAGAATCACTGAATCCAGAGGATCCTGGGCAAGTGGATTTGGCACACTTAGATTATGGTGAAATTAAGGAAGTGGAAGATGTGAGAGTATGGGGGCTTGAAAAAGATACAGAGGAGCCAGCAAAGGATGGGAAGCGAGGGACTACAGGGGCGAAGGTGCATGAATTAGCAGTATTTCATAGTGGAAGAAAGAGGAACCGAATGAACATTCGAGTGAAACCTGGTaaagacagtgaagatgactaA